Within the Erigeron canadensis isolate Cc75 chromosome 6, C_canadensis_v1, whole genome shotgun sequence genome, the region ACATCGCCTTTATTTGTAAAGCCATTTCGTACTGCTTTATTTCTTATAAAACGTCATTCTTTGCATGGGTCTTTAACCGTCCATGGAGTCTGGGAACTTCCTTTTTTACGTTTTTAAAAGAATCATACCGTTGGCTTCATATTTAAATTACTGTAAAATGGTTGAAAATGCGTAAGACCAAGAATTAAGTAAATTTAATGGAAACTTGATGCAAATATGCATATCGATTTTACTTCGAACGAAACTTTGAAAACTGAGAGTAAAAAAATTCTTCAGAATATCATTTCGTTATTAATAATTACTTTAGATGTCACAGATGTTGGTAAAGTACATATCTTGTGAAGTAACACATTAAAATCAAGAATAACTAATTATGATAATGAGCAAATTAACGAATCCAATATGAAAGTTTTCACAAAAGAAGGAAACGTTATAATGGACATCAGAAAAACGGAGATTTGTATATTTAAGTTAAATGTTGTGCGGATGTGTTTACATGAAAGCAAGTTTAAAGTGTATTTTATGTGACCAAGACATAAACACGTTCTTTACCTTGTGCGCTATACATTTAATGcgtatattaactattaagtgaCCGTTTATGTAAAACCTTTGTGACTCTAAAACGAGGATGGGATTAACTTGATACTGTGGGAGTAACAAATTTCATGTTGATTAACAAAACATCTTGCTAAATGATGTCGGGGTTCCCTTTTCGCGGCTTTTATAATCCGAGATAGAGCATGACCTTGCTCAAGACTTTTCGAGGTGATCAGTCACTGAAATTGCTGGATGAGAAGCAATACCGTGAGTGTTTAACTGATAGATAAGGCTCATAAGCGACTGTTTAGGCTCAGTCAAATTCAACCAACATCTTGCTggctgagttttttttttcaaaaaacacaTGTTGCAAAAAACACAAAGTACATAGATCTTCTAGggagttttttttcaaaatgctTGTTTTCACCTTAATATGCAAAAGGCAATCTGTAATAACAGTTCATTTGTTTCAGTTTGGCTCATCTACAGCCAACTTGATACCAATATGCACTATACACGATCAGGATACTCTATGGCATATGAGCATAGTTCTTACTCTTCTCCTTATGAAGGAAAACCCAAAATTCACAACCAAGCAATTTTCTTGAAAAACGATAATGCAAAACTTAGAGTTTAAATAAAAAGCATACGGCATACAAGAATGTATTTTTCAAACATAGATTTTTACATAAGAATACACACTATTGATATTGTATGccattttcttcttctattCACCCAACTTATGAGTGATATAATTGAAGCCTCTTTTTCGGTTAAGCCACCAGCTGGGCTCCACTTCCATTTGTACCATCCTATCTACGCTTTATGGTGCTGCAACAAAAGAACAAATCTGAAGAATGAATGCATTGAATGATGATATTGGATGATAAACAATAGAAAGGGGGTCATAAGCTCCCAAATTGaattttttattcataaaacttcattaatcattttattaaaactCACTAAATTCAAGTGTATTGCGTTAAGTACGTATAACTacttttcatttaatatttgttttccTTGGATTTATATTTTCAAGTCCCATTATGCGCTTGAAACACATACAAAGCTGAGTAGATTTGATAATAATAGGGTTGTTACTCGTGAATTTTATAATAGGGCTATTATCGTTTAATCAAACtctatttgtttatcttttatcATTTTCAGTATCATGACGTAATAACATGCCAGTTATTATCTAGCATACACCTTTTGTAATCCTATCTGACGCCAAGACTATAAACCTAGACCTGTTTTGGCCCATTACCAAACCGAGTTGGTTTTCCAACTACATGACTCGTACACTTGATATGCCAAGACAAAACTAAGACAAGAGTCATGGGGAATAGTAAGaagatattatttttaaaaaattgaaaaaagtaGATTGTGACAAAAGATAGCAAGAAGAGATGTGGAGAGCTACCTTTGCTTGCAAAACAGGTGTACATTAGCAGCTCCGATAGTCTTTTCTTCTTATCACTCTTCGTCGTCATCAATGGCAAAGTAGAGCTCACCTGAAGCTATTCAACATAATGATATAGCAGAGACCAACGAGCTTCGGCAAAAATTATGAAGCTCCAGAGACTGAGATTGATGAAATGGACCAAAACCATATTCATGATACTGATACGTCCATCCCAACCAACCTCAGTAAATTATGCCTGCACCTCTGCCAGCTTAGATAAGGTGAAGTGATAGAAACCACAACACACAGTATACACATTCGATAGCTCTGGCAGGGTGCAGGCATGGCCCAAGCCCCTCATCGGGGCCGGGCTAATCCAAAACTTGCATCAGGTTGCGGCTGCTGAGACTGCAATGACATGTCATAAATAAACATTTAGTATTCAACATATTAAGAATACAAATGCCAAATAATATAACATCCAGTAATATGTCTCTTACCTGTGCATAGTGTTGATGAACCTGTTCATGAGGATGGATAAATGTCATCCCAGGACGCTGACAGGGGTACTGCATATATAGTGTTGAGGCTGAATGTGGAGCGTGGTTGGGACTAAATGGAGTCATCATTGCATCTGGAGGCCGGTAGCCTAGTCCGGCAGGAGAAGATGGTGGAACCCATGGGCCAGGCAAATGTTGAGGAAGTGCACAAGGTTGGCGTTCACCAGAGATAGGAGACCTGTGTGCTGAACCAAGCTGAGGAAATTCAGTGTTGTAATTCACGACTGGTGTGTACATCGGCTGTATGGCATATGAGCCTCCATTAAACCCAAAGCCTGGATCAAATCTTTGTGCATATCTgtaaaaacacattatattattGCTCCTATGTGTGCTGCCTAACAAGAAAGGAAAAAGCTTTTAAAGAACAGTTCCCAAAAAAACCTCTCTCATTATCATTAGGAAATTTGAGTTCTTGGAAATGGAATctagaaaaaaatttatataaaatttatatgacgAGAGAAGTTACTGAACTGTCTAGAACTTGATTTGATAAAATATTAGGAATATTCCAAAGACAAACATCAAGAAGCCACATTtcttataagtataaaaatgaTCACCCAAATCTTTAGTACAAGAAAAAATCGGTGCTTGTTAACTGAAAAGGGCCATGATCTGATGCATTCACTAAAGTATCATAAATGTACACCTACTATGCTTTGAGTAACTTGACGTAAACTTGCAAAAGTGACACATATGTATCAATTCACAGAACAAACTGAGATGGTGATGCATGCACAGAAAGATGATGCTAACCTGTCATAACTCCTATCATAATCGGGATCCTTTCGTTCAACTTCACGGTCACGAAAGATGGCCACTCTACTATTACTACGTGACCTAACAATTGGCTCCTTCTCTGTCCTAACTCTACCTGATCTACTGCTTCCGGCAGAGGAATCAACTGAAACCCTTCCAGTACTCACATCAGGAACAGAAACTTCTTCTATCTTTGAAGTCACCAATGGACTATGCTGCTGGAAAACTTCCTGCATTCTCGGCTCATTTTCTTGTTTCCCACCACTAGAGCTGGAGGTGGAGCTAAATATTCTTGCACGGGCTCGATTATACTCTTCTTTTCTCTCCTCCACACTCTTTAAACTATTGTTCTTCGTCGAATTTGAGTTTGCTCCACCACTGTTTTGTGATCGCTTATTAGGCCTCTGTTTGATAGCAACCTTAGCAACGCTGCTACTAAGGCCGTCTTCTGTTGGTAAGTTAACAGGAATATCTGCTAATCGTATTAGAGGAATTCGGCAATCAGAAGTCTTGCGGACAATGATCCGTGAACCAGAACCATCCGGAAGGGTGTTGTCTAGTAGTACCATCGACTGCAGTGAATAGTGTTGAGCCACACGATGTGCTGCTAAGCGAAGATATGAAGTAGGCAACTGCTGGAACTCCATCTGTTGTTGCAAAGGATCTCTAATGAACTTCTCCACATCCTGCTCCATCCGCAGCACTGAACATAACATGATAAATATGCACTTTTAAACTTAATATGTAACACGTACACAAAATGGACTAGAAAAATTCACTGAAGTATTATAATATGCAATGGAGACTAATTCTTATCAAGTTTTGATAGTAATATCATAACACGTCATTGTTCTCATATACTTTCTAAAAGTGGTGGAACCTCAGAAACAAGACAATTTAATATTCTGCAAACCCAACGATTAATACTAATCCTCGAGTCATCATATACACATGACTCCTATGTTTAAGAGTCACAACTAGATGTTATTTGATCCCCTCAGAATTATGGCCCCCATTGACGGTTATCACAAAAGGCTTGAAAGATTCACATTCCCATAActatttacaatttttagttGTCAGTCCAAACTATACTTGTCAATGCAATAGGGTGGCCAACCGGGGGAAAAACAGGATTACATTCCCTGAGCAAGCGACACATCAAGGTTATTGGGACCGACCTATACATAATTTAATTACAAATCATCCTCTATATCAACTGAAACTATGAATGATTTCCTCTCCCTTGTCCTTCAAGTTCAACAAAACAAGTGAAATACTCAGACATTTTCATAATAAAGTTTTGATAATCAAACATGATTTGGTTAATCTACCCCAAGCTAAAGCAGTAACACATTTAAAAAACCGCAAAATCTCCGAAACTAAATTCCCTGTCCTCAAATAATTTCCAGCATTGAATAAGATCATATCACTAAGCAATGACCACCttataaaagattttattaaaatcAATACATAATGCTACACATATAAACATTAACAATAAACATATTAATTGTCCGCGATTGCTTATTTGAATGATTATCCCTTTGTTATTATGTAGGCATTATATGCAAAGTTGCAAAACTGCTTTTTCTGCTaaatttatacaaaatcaacACTTATTCACAAATCATTGTAAAGCACTTTACAATTATTAAATGCCCGATTATTATCCTAAATTGATCTTCCTTTCTAAACATTGCATTTACAAATCAGTTGAACCAAAACATGACCTGACTTTAACGCTACCTTAATATATCCTCCAACTAAGAGAAcatgaaaaaaataaactttaataCTAATCtactaaaatatatacatatataaatttatactaCCTGAAAGGCGTTCCCTAGGGTTTTGCAAGGCTTCGCGAAGAAACTGATCAACAGAATCAATCAGATCCTCCAACACACCGCCGGAAGACGAACTCACCGGAACTGAAGAATCACTAACAAACTCCGAAGAGctattagtagtagtagtagtagtcaAACCCGagtttttatcattattattatcacgCTTCGAATTAAGCATCAGCCTGCTCATAGTAGCGTCTAAGTCAGCAACCTCCCATGAATCCGGCGGAGCAGCTCCGAGATCGTCGACTGATCCCGCCATGGCGGCGGTGGGCGGTGACGGTAGTTGTGATAGAGCGATTTGGTGAAGAATGATGTGATGTGTTTAGATTGATCGGAGTGATGTCAGGTGGTGGCGGTGTGAGATCGGAGGGATTTGATCGGTTTCATGAGAGAGAAGGGGAggaattgttttgttttgttattataataaagatgatgaagatgagagGAAAGATGAATCGACAGTAGAGAATGAAGATAATAGGGTTTCACAAGGGGAAACGTGCCTCTATACCGTCGCACGTGTCGTGTACATCTCACTAATCCAATAATCATCAATTGCTATGTCTTGTTCCCCTGTACTAATGCTAGCATGGTGTCACGCAAATGCGGCGGCGGTAACGATAATATGGTGGTGACGGGTGACAGTGAGTGGATAGCGCTGACGACAAATAGTGTAGACTATTaggttagtgtagttattttaagacttGAGGGACTGGtagtgtaatttatttcattaagggtatctTAGGTATATTAGTGGAGGTAATTAAATTgatgaataaaataaagaagatgGGTAAAAAAAGAGTAAGGGTATTATAGTCATATTGCATAGAGTAATTTCAACATTTCCATAAATAAatgggctattctttttatgtataagtatagataaaaaaaacttacatttgaattttatgataaatatataaataatttatccACCTTAATTACAGTCTTAAGGGCTGAATTTAACaaactcttttatttataaaccgTGTTTGTAAAAACTGATGTATAAATATAACATCTCAATTGCTAATTTTATAACATTGTTACTAATATCAAAATATTTCATTGAAATTCCATTGAAGCCGAGTATAACTTGATTGGATTGCGCACTATACTCTTTGtatcttaattttcttttgttaagcatgatttaaaaaactatattatgggtaatatattgtaaaatatattattatagaaaTAACCACCCATTTAATAATACGAGTAGCCTTTAGAGCACCTTTAATGGAACAtgtattaaacttaaaaaaggGCTTAAAACAGCATTTTGTTTTGAGCTAGAAAGTAAACAGTAGGAAAAGATCGAAAGAAATGGGATTCGAGCCCGTAGATTGATACTTTGAGTGTCAAACTCTATAACCATAATAAGGGTAGTATTCAACTTCGAATACAATGCACATCATTAGGTATGTTTTTAGTTGTGTCTAACTAAGGCTTAAACATGAAACCTTTTGAATGAGTGATGTCTTTTTAACCACTGATCTAATGCTCAAATACTTACGTTtagttaataattttaaaaaattaactattattaattaacatttgtgcttaaaataaaaaaatttggatAGATAATAACaaggttattttttaaaaaaactagttaaacttttaatatacaaaattaaattaaaagaaaattgaatatGCTGTAAAGTTCATAGATcaatcacacacatacatatatatatatatatatatatatattaatgatcacttttgatttttaagATAACTTTATCAAAAAATGATGTAGTTAACTGTATTtaaagtaagtttttaatttaaatagaaaaattgCAACAATAGCCAATTTTCATACGATCGTACCAAAATAGCCAAGGTTTtcggattatcacaaaatagccaagAAAATCgcacaaaaaaatgaaaattgcaacaaaaaacgcgaaatcgcaaaaaaaaaatggaaatcacaaaaaaaaacgCGAAATCGCAACTCGCAGTTCGCAAcaatttgactttgacttttttttaaaaattttcatttaaggatactagtttattatattagaCATGAATACAAAACTTCAGATGAGCCctaaattttcattaaatttaaagatacaatacaactaaataaaacttaacatttatttaaaacataaaacattaagaaattaaaacacaCAAAGCAGTTTAATGAGATGGAAAAATAAATTGCTCTGGAACAACTTGATTGTGCGGTTACCACCTTAGAGCATTTCATCATAACTGCCAAAACATTTTATGAGATGAATAAATAAGTTTGTCTTTTAATAAATGTGTTATACGAActattattatgtatgtttctgtttattaagtttgtaatgtttcttatgtatttgtgttgtaggttaatgttttgtgtgttttaatttgttaatgttttaaataaatgttatgttttatttagttgtattgtgtttttaaaattaatgaaagtttagggtttatttgaatttttatattcatgtctaatataataaactagtatcctcaaacaaaacaaaaaagtcaaagtcaaactgttGCGAATTGTGAGTTGCGATTTcgcattttttgttgcgattttgttggatattttgtCATAATCCAAAAAACCTTAGCTATTTTAGTACGATGACAACAAAAATCTGACTATTGTCGCccttttctcaaaataaatatgaatagGAAGTGTTAAAAATGAATTTGGCAAGGGATGAAAAGGCAAATACGATAGATACTGATAGAGATATACGCGACCGCCTTCATCTGCAGCAACAAAATCTCCCCTCATTTCATAAAAGATTACAAATAATAATCAGTGTATTGGGGATTCAGGCGGTGGCGATGATGAGGGGTTTACGGAGGTTGATGACATCATCAGGGCATCTTGGTGCAAAATCACGCTATACACCTCGCCGTCTATTATACCTTTCTTCTTCGTCCAATCATCAGCATCTTTTCTCTCCTCCTAATTTCACTTCTTCTCCTAATGTTGTTCCTTCGCACACGTCATCATCTGGATTAACCAATTTCATTACAGGTTAGTTTTTTTCCCATTTTATCAATTCCTTTTTGCTTATTTCTTGTATTTTGTATCATCTTCATTCAATCTTGTTTCTGCACCCATAGATTTGCTGCTGCTTATTGCCCAAagctattacttttattatttacaGGAAAATACTAGCAATATAACCTGCTTACAAATGACAAATTCATGTTTATCATTTAACTATTGAATCCACGAATAGTTTTTAAGAAGGACAGGAATGATCAAAAAATTGGTTTGATTAGGAACAAGGTTGTCTTTTTAACATCATGGATAGCTTGTTTTTAACAAGTCAGGGTTATGTTCTAGCTTGTGATAACAAAGTGAACAACTTTTCCGAATAAATGTAACTAATAACTAACGGAAAGGGTTGGTCGACTTTTAAGAGATCATCCATCTCTTTCAAAACCTTAGAAAGCTACTATTAGACTTCCCAATTTGGTGTTCTCCCGAGCGATATTGTGAATCCTATAGAGAGAAAAAGCGCCTTTTCTGTGCAGTCCCAACATGAGGCTAATCTTCAGCTATATACCGCTCATTAAGATTTCTTATGTTGATTGTTCCTGCATGTGATACTTCTCACCAAATGTTCCATGAGAATGTTAAAGATAGCATTTTGTGTCCAAGTGAATGGAAATCACAATTTAGGCTTCTAAAGTCACTAGTTTGTGACTTCGCCAATGCAAATTCAACTAGTTACTTGTCAGGTagaaataaaaacgaaaaccaGTAAATTTATGTTAGATCATGGAAAGACATCACAGAATAGTAGCAGGAAAAGATGATGATGGAGACATGTTGGACGTGTCTTTCAACAACTGGGAGATCTGAGAGAAGTCGTTGCCCTTATATTAATATGGTATCAGGATTCAGAATTCCCCACTATGGGACTACAAGGAAccttgttaaaagttaaaaggaaaGAGCATAGTTAGAGGTATACATGAAATTATATGACTGTTAGTCGTTGTTAAGGGGTAAAATACCACTTACTTTTTGAACTGGTTTGGTGAAAATTTCCCGATCTCTAGTTTTTCCAACTTTACTTTCATGTATAGTTAGTTTTGCTTGTCGTATTATTCGTCCTTCTGCTTATGGGTTGAACTCAGTCACTCACTGGTATGGAATCGATGTATCTTGTAATAATCATAATTTGATTTTACTTTGTCACAATAAAGGGTTGCAAATCGATGTATTCTGAGTATTAAAATTCATCTGGACAGGGCAGAAGAGGACAATGTTTATCCAAACACAATCCACTCCTAATCCTTTATCCTTGATGTTCTACCCTGGGAAGCCAGTTATGGAAGTCGGGAGTGCAGACTTCCCAAATGCTCGTACGGCTATGAATTCACCATTGGCCAAGGCCCTCTTTGGAATTGACGGTGAGTCTGCATCGTGTTATATTTTATGGCTTGAGGTTTTGCGTTGTCAAACAGTCAACAATTATATGGTTGAACTCACATATACTGGTGTTTGTTCAGAAATAACTCGCGTGTTCTTCGGCTCAGACTTTGTAACTGTAACAAAGTCAGATGATGCGAGCTGGGATCTTCTAAAACCTGAAATATTTGCAGCAATTATGGACTTTTACTCATCTGGGAAGCCACTGTTTCTGGACTCGACTACTGCAGCTTCCATGGATACTGCTATTCATGAAGTATTAAGTTCTGAACTCTCTCCTTTCTATGTCTTTTCTGACATGTTCTTTATTCTACTTGTGACTTTTGATAGGAAAATGATATTCTTGagtgtattatttttttctgaTTCTTCCTCATGCATGGCATGTCTGCAGGATGACTCGGAAATTGTTGCAATGATTAAAGAACTATTGGAAACTCGTATACGACCTGCTGTGCAGGACGATGGTGGGGATATCGAGTACATTGGATTTGATCCGTATGGCCCGGCCACCTAATTATATTGACGTATTCATTGAGATCTGTTCTAAACCTATCTAAATATGATTTTCTCTTCCATTGTCAGCGAATCTGGAGTTGTGAAGCTAAAGATGCAAGGAGCATGTAGTGGATGCCCCAGTTCATCCGTCACTCT harbors:
- the LOC122603825 gene encoding uncharacterized protein LOC122603825; its protein translation is MAGSVDDLGAAPPDSWEVADLDATMSRLMLNSKRDNNNDKNSGLTTTTTTNSSSEFVSDSSVPVSSSSGGVLEDLIDSVDQFLREALQNPRERLSVLRMEQDVEKFIRDPLQQQMEFQQLPTSYLRLAAHRVAQHYSLQSMVLLDNTLPDGSGSRIIVRKTSDCRIPLIRLADIPVNLPTEDGLSSSVAKVAIKQRPNKRSQNSGGANSNSTKNNSLKSVEERKEEYNRARARIFSSTSSSSGGKQENEPRMQEVFQQHSPLVTSKIEEVSVPDVSTGRVSVDSSAGSSRSGRVRTEKEPIVRSRSNSRVAIFRDREVERKDPDYDRSYDRYAQRFDPGFGFNGGSYAIQPMYTPVVNYNTEFPQLGSAHRSPISGERQPCALPQHLPGPWVPPSSPAGLGYRPPDAMMTPFSPNHAPHSASTLYMQYPCQRPGMTFIHPHEQVHQHYAQSQQPQPDASFGLARPR
- the LOC122603317 gene encoding nifU-like protein 4, mitochondrial, encoding MNLARDEKANTIDTDRDIRDRLHLQQQNLPSFHKRLQIIISVLGIQAVAMMRGLRRLMTSSGHLGAKSRYTPRRLLYLSSSSNHQHLFSPPNFTSSPNVVPSHTSSSGLTNFITGQKRTMFIQTQSTPNPLSLMFYPGKPVMEVGSADFPNARTAMNSPLAKALFGIDEITRVFFGSDFVTVTKSDDASWDLLKPEIFAAIMDFYSSGKPLFLDSTTAASMDTAIHEDDSEIVAMIKELLETRIRPAVQDDGGDIEYIGFDPESGVVKLKMQGACSGCPSSSVTLKSGIENMLMHYVPEVKAVEQEFDDEDENGELTSQLD